The window GAATGCCATTGCACCTGGATATATTAAAACAGCAAATACAGAACCAATTCGTCAAGATCCAGCACGTAATAAAGAAATTCTAGATCGTATTCCAGCAGGTCGTTGGGCAGATCCCGAAGATTTGATGGGAACAGCAGTCTTCTTAGCAAGTAAAGCGTCTGACTATGTGACAGGACACATTCTTGCAGTTGATGGCGGTTGGTTAGTTAGATAATTAGGTAAATGATAGCTGAACTCAATTCTTAGTTGGGTTCAGTTTTTTAGTGAAAAAATGTAAGCAAATGAAAGAGGGACAATCATGTCAAAAATGACGTTAGCACTTTTAAATCAAAACAATGAGATTCAAAAAAGCCGAACAGCCGAAGAAACCGTTTATTTAGATTATCTAGCTGACTATCAAGCAGGTGATAAATTACGTTTAACAATTGAAGTGCCAAATGCCTATTATATGGTTCAACTGGATGAAACGTTAAATCCATCTTTACTTTATTTAACTGGTACAACATGGGACTATGAAATTCCAACAAGCGAAGAAGCGGTTCGTGCTTATTCTCCAAAAGCCTTTATAGGTAAAAAGCATTATAGTACAGCAAGAGTAGCAACAGAAGCAGAAATTACAGCATATCAAAACTTAGCGTTAAATCCACATGATCAAAAGCAAGAAAGTGGTGCTTACCCGCATGCAGTCGCTAATGTCGAAACACGGAATGACTCGACTTTCTTTGCACGAAATGCGATTGACGGAGTTATGGCGAATCAGAATCATGGATCATATCCATATCAATCGTGGGGAATTAATCAACAAGCAGATGCCTTGATCCGAATCGACTTTGGACGTAATGTTAAAATTGATCAAGTTGCACTAGTTTTACGTGGTGATTATCCTCATGATAGTTATTGGACTGAAGTTAAATTAGAGTTTTCGGATAATTCTAATGAAACTCTTAATTTGGATAAGGTTTTGGACCATCAATTTTTTAATTTTAATCCGCGTATAATTCAATGGGTGGAATTAAAAGAATTAAAAAAAGCAGAAGATGAATCGCCTTTCCCAGCTTTAACACAGATCAAAGTTTTCGGTATAAATGGCTGATTAACACTAGTTTAACCTTTCTTGTTTGATCAATAAGAAAGGTTTTTATAATGGGCAATTTCTATGTTTATGTTTTTTAAAAAAATGTATATATAAATAAAAACTTATGTTAGAATAAGATTAAAGTTGGTTTTTTGTGTTATTTTTAATCATTTTAATGTTATTATAATCTTAGTTGGAAGCCTTTTATTAGACAAAGTTATTTTGGGGATTATTGTTATTGATTGTTCAAAGATGAACAAAAATTGATAGCTAGAATTGCTAGAGTCAAAAAGGTTTTATATTTTAGGAGGATGATTAATGAAGAAAATGGCAGTAGTATTTTTGATTGGGAATTTGATGTATATGAGTGCAGCACCTGCAATCGTAAGCGCAGAACCACTAGTTTCTGACACGAGTGCAGTGACAGACTCATCTGTAGTTTCAGAGGATAGTAGCTCTGAAATGGTCGATTCATCAAGTGAAGAACCACAAAAAAATGAAGTTGATAAGAGTGAAGAATTAACAAATTCGGATGAAAATAAAATCACAAGCGAAACACCTAGCATTGAGGATAGTTCAGAAGCTGTCAAAGATTCTAGTGAGGTGGTTGATTCTGAAGTGAAACCAGCAAGTAGTGTGGAAAGCGCTGTTAAACCAGAATCAAGCAGCGATGTGAATACAGCTGCAGATGTGTCACCGAAATTAGTTGATACTGGGGTTGCTGGAACAAGTAATTGGCACTATTCACCAGTAGATAAAACCTTATCTATTGGTGCGGGAACATTAACAGGCGATGAATTTAAAAATATTTATGAAGAAACGAGACCAAATGTACTTGAAAAGGTTATCTTTGAAGGGCCGGTTAATTTAACAGGAAGTGCTGAAAAATTATTTTGGGATTTAGGTTCAAAGGTCTCAGAAATTCAAAATTTATCTTATTTAAATACTTCACAAGTTACGAACATGGCGTATATGTTTGCAAATATGAGAGATTTAATAAGCTTGGATGTGAGTCAGTTTGATACGTCGCAAGTCACAGATATGGCACACATGTTTATGAATGTGGGTAAAGTAGAAAGTTTAGATGTGAGTCATTTTAATACCTCAAAAGTGACGAATATGAAAGAAATGTTTTATGAAATGAGAGCGTTAAATCAGTTAGATGTGAGTCGTTTTGATACAAGTAAGGTGACGAATATGAATGGTATGTTTTACTCAGGGTTGAGCTCATTAATTACTCAGTTAGATGTGAGTCATTTTGATACGTCGCAAGTGACGGATATGGAATTGATGTTCAAAGGTTTAGGAAATGTCTCTTCTTTGGATTTGAGTAACTTTGATACTAGCAAAGTTACAACTATGCGTGCAATGTTTACTACGATGAAGAGTATTGAAAGCTTAGATCTGAGTTCTTTTGATACAAGTAATGTGACCAGTTTTGAAATGATGTTTTATTCGATGAATAAATTAACAGATTTAGATGTGAGTAGTTTTAACACAAGTAAAGCTACTAATACCGCTACTATGTTTGCAATTACCGAGGCTTTGTATAAGTTAGATGTGAGTTCTTTTGATACAACAAATGTAACCACACAAAAAGGTATGTTTTCTAGTGCAGCGGTACATGAGCTGACTCTTGGAACTAACTTTCACTTTTTAGGTACGGAATCAGAACTATGGGAAGCTAATAGTGGTCGTAGTAATAGCGATTATACAGGACTCTGGATAAATCTTGGTTCTGGAACGCTTCTTGATCCAAAAGGTTCAGCATTAACAGCTGAAAGCTTGATGCAAACGTATGATGGAACAACAATGGCAGATACCTATATTTGGGAAAGAAATAAAGTTGAATTAAATGCACATGATTCAGAAATTTATGTAGGAGATACTTGGAATCCAGTCGATAACTTCGATAATGCTATTGATAAAGATGGAAACCCCGTTGATTTCAAAGATGTAACAGTAACAGGAACCGTAGATACAACCAAAGCAGGAACTTACAAACTTACGTATAGTTACGATGGCGTAAGTAAGGCAATCACCGTAATCGTAAAAGCCAGACAAACAGCAGTGAATGCTCATGATTCAGAAATGTACGTGGGAGATAGCTGGACACCTCAAGACAACTTCGATAATGCCGTAGATAAAGATGGAAATCCTGTTGATTTCAAAGATGTAACTGTGACAGGAACCGTTGATACCACAAAAGCCGGAACATACAAAATCACCTATAGTTATGATGGAGTAAGTAAAGAAATCACCGTAACCGTGAAAGCCATCCAAACAGCAGTAACCGCTCATAATTCAGAAATATATGTAGGGGATAAATGGACACCTCAAGACAACTTCGATAACGCCGTAGACAAAGATGGAAACCCCGTTGACTTCAAAGATGTTAAAGTAACAGGAGCTGTTGATACAACCAAAGCAGGAACTTACAAAATTATCTATAGTTATGATGGAGTAAGTATAGAAATCACCGTAACTGTAAAGGATCATGGACCAGTACATGTAGTGGCACCACTTATTAATCAGCCTTATGCTGGCGATACGGTCATTACTGGAACTCTAGCTACTAAAGGAACAGCAGCAGACGGAACAGAAACAAGAATTACCTACAATGGAACGGCTGCTTGGATTACAATTAATGGGAAAATGTATAACAATGTTGTTGCTTATACAGTTGATAGTAATCAACGTTTTAGTTTAACTTTACCAAATAGTATTGTGCTAAAAGCTGGAGATGAAATTCGGGCATTTGCTATTCCAGGGATAATTGATGAACCGAATAAATTTGGGCAAGTCAAATATGATTTAGGTCAAGCGGATGCAAAAACCATCCAAACTGCAGTCAATGCCCATAATTCAGAAATGTATGTAGGGGGCAAATGGAAATCAGAAGATAATTTTGATAACGCCGTAGATAAAGATGGAAAACCAATTGGCTTTAAAGATGTTAAAGTAACAGGAACTGTTGATACAACCAAAGCCGGAACTTACAAAATCACGTATAGTTATGATGGAGCTACAAAAGAAATCATCGTAACCGTAAAAACCATCCAAACTGCAGTCAATGCCCATAATTCAGAAATGTATGTAG is drawn from Carnobacterium gallinarum DSM 4847 and contains these coding sequences:
- a CDS encoding bacterial Ig-like domain-containing protein translates to MKKMAVVFLIGNLMYMSAAPAIVSAEPLVSDTSAVTDSSVVSEDSSSEMVDSSSEEPQKNEVDKSEELTNSDENKITSETPSIEDSSEAVKDSSEVVDSEVKPASSVESAVKPESSSDVNTAADVSPKLVDTGVAGTSNWHYSPVDKTLSIGAGTLTGDEFKNIYEETRPNVLEKVIFEGPVNLTGSAEKLFWDLGSKVSEIQNLSYLNTSQVTNMAYMFANMRDLISLDVSQFDTSQVTDMAHMFMNVGKVESLDVSHFNTSKVTNMKEMFYEMRALNQLDVSRFDTSKVTNMNGMFYSGLSSLITQLDVSHFDTSQVTDMELMFKGLGNVSSLDLSNFDTSKVTTMRAMFTTMKSIESLDLSSFDTSNVTSFEMMFYSMNKLTDLDVSSFNTSKATNTATMFAITEALYKLDVSSFDTTNVTTQKGMFSSAAVHELTLGTNFHFLGTESELWEANSGRSNSDYTGLWINLGSGTLLDPKGSALTAESLMQTYDGTTMADTYIWERNKVELNAHDSEIYVGDTWNPVDNFDNAIDKDGNPVDFKDVTVTGTVDTTKAGTYKLTYSYDGVSKAITVIVKARQTAVNAHDSEMYVGDSWTPQDNFDNAVDKDGNPVDFKDVTVTGTVDTTKAGTYKITYSYDGVSKEITVTVKAIQTAVTAHNSEIYVGDKWTPQDNFDNAVDKDGNPVDFKDVKVTGAVDTTKAGTYKIIYSYDGVSIEITVTVKDHGPVHVVAPLINQPYAGDTVITGTLATKGTAADGTETRITYNGTAAWITINGKMYNNVVAYTVDSNQRFSLTLPNSIVLKAGDEIRAFAIPGIIDEPNKFGQVKYDLGQADAKTIQTAVNAHNSEMYVGGKWKSEDNFDNAVDKDGKPIGFKDVKVTGTVDTTKAGTYKITYSYDGATKEIIVTVKTIQTAVNAHNSEMYVGGKWTPQDNFDNAVDKDGNPVDFKDVKVTGTVDTTKAGTYKITYSYDGATKEITVTVKTIQTAVNAHNSEMYVGDKWKSEDNFDNAVDKDGKSIDFKNVTVTGTVDTTKAGTYKITYSYDGATKEITVTVKTIQTAVNAHNSEMYVGDKWKSEDNFDNAVDKDGKSIDFKNVTVTGTVDTTKAGTYKITYSYDGATEEITVTVKTIQTAVNAHNSEMYVGDKWKSEDNFDNAVDKDGKPIGFKDVTVTGTVDTTKAGTYKITYSYDGATKEITVTVKTVAHKIVINAHDLTIYEGDSWINSDDFDNAVDENGNPVEFEKITVTGTVDTTKAGAYKIIYSYHGVSKEITVTVKAKAISKPNPSEPGDTNSSSNNNNSGTNTGSTNENNQSKEEIATFPQTGEQVGLNPLLLGIAFVGIATAFLIKRKNKFSK